Proteins encoded within one genomic window of Rhizobium favelukesii:
- a CDS encoding TetR/AcrR family transcriptional regulator has protein sequence MTQNISSTEQRPYHHGDLHRAIVDAALDVLSESQTTEFSLRELARRAGVSHNAPYKHFADKRELLAAVSAVGFELLSKRMAEATKELDSPRKRLTAMARAYVCGGVKNPALYRLMFGGYLAGQDDGRPAIERTAAYNMKALIVGAISDGALGRPIADTEANTRTIDGAILIFWSQMHGLTLLLADRLVGPSDKMEELTGNVLQGMLDGLVNSIPAVPEGVWVGPPLAG, from the coding sequence ATGACCCAAAATATTTCCAGCACAGAGCAACGCCCGTACCACCATGGCGACCTGCACAGGGCCATCGTGGATGCAGCGCTCGACGTCCTCAGCGAATCACAGACCACGGAGTTTTCGCTGCGGGAACTCGCCCGTCGGGCAGGCGTCAGCCACAACGCCCCATACAAACACTTCGCCGACAAGCGAGAACTGCTCGCCGCCGTTTCGGCGGTTGGGTTCGAACTGCTGTCAAAACGCATGGCCGAAGCGACCAAAGAACTCGACAGTCCGCGCAAGAGGCTGACAGCCATGGCGCGCGCATATGTCTGCGGCGGCGTCAAAAATCCGGCGCTCTACAGATTGATGTTCGGCGGCTACCTCGCCGGTCAGGACGATGGGCGCCCCGCAATCGAAAGAACCGCGGCCTACAACATGAAAGCACTCATCGTAGGTGCGATTTCTGACGGCGCTCTCGGGCGGCCAATTGCAGATACCGAGGCCAATACCCGCACGATCGATGGGGCCATTCTCATTTTTTGGTCGCAAATGCACGGTCTCACCTTGCTGCTGGCGGACCGCCTCGTCGGCCCTAGCGACAAGATGGAGGAGCTGACCGGGAACGTCCTGCAGGGAATGCTCGACGGATTGGTGAACAGCATCCCCGCGGTGCCAGAAGGCGTTTGGGTAGGTCCTCCGCTGGCGGGGTAG
- a CDS encoding Dyp-type peroxidase → MTPILLRYGRHVFLRFSDGAKSRAWLRNMFQRVNARQQERGTRFTVNIGFTHHGLKALGLSQRALGSFPEAFRVGMGGRAGAVGDAGPHSPEHWEGGLGGPDIDAMAWLRTDSDQGREEATRILREEFESTGGVEIRFVQDTMALAHESGIGSEGEHFGFADPISQPPIEGADTPAYPGDGALENDGTWRPLKPGEFLLGYEDEVGPGGTMMPEPFELRVNGTYMVFRKLYQDVAAFRRYLATAARSLYGSDDQDHRDLVAAKLMGRWPSGCPLDLSPEKDDPAIAADPDRRNDFTYAGDDEGLRCPLGSHLRRSNPRATRLKRATAVRRHRLLRRGVEYGPHLEDGALEDDGIDRGLINLFIQADIERQFEFVQAEWMKGGEFMGLDPAEQDPINGVGGEGSQMSVPGAKRPFLFDLPTFVTVKGGEYLFVPGLNALAGIIEQKF, encoded by the coding sequence GTGACGCCAATTCTCCTGCGATACGGCCGTCACGTTTTCCTGAGGTTCAGCGACGGGGCGAAGTCGCGAGCATGGCTGCGCAACATGTTCCAACGCGTCAATGCGCGCCAACAGGAGCGTGGCACGCGATTCACGGTCAACATCGGGTTCACCCATCATGGCCTGAAGGCGCTCGGACTTTCCCAACGGGCGCTCGGCAGCTTCCCGGAAGCGTTCCGGGTCGGCATGGGGGGACGTGCAGGGGCGGTAGGCGACGCCGGACCCCATTCGCCGGAACATTGGGAGGGCGGCCTTGGGGGGCCCGACATTGACGCAATGGCTTGGCTTCGAACCGATTCCGATCAAGGTCGCGAAGAGGCAACCCGCATCCTCCGCGAGGAGTTCGAGTCGACCGGCGGGGTCGAGATCCGGTTCGTTCAGGATACCATGGCGCTCGCGCATGAAAGCGGGATCGGGTCCGAAGGCGAACATTTTGGGTTTGCCGATCCAATCTCCCAACCGCCGATCGAAGGCGCGGATACGCCTGCCTATCCGGGCGACGGCGCGCTCGAAAACGACGGCACCTGGCGTCCGCTGAAACCGGGCGAGTTCCTGCTCGGGTATGAAGACGAGGTCGGACCCGGCGGCACGATGATGCCCGAACCATTCGAACTGCGGGTGAACGGAACATACATGGTGTTCCGCAAGCTCTACCAGGACGTTGCAGCGTTCCGCCGATATCTGGCGACCGCCGCGCGCTCGCTCTACGGCAGCGACGATCAGGACCATCGGGACCTGGTGGCGGCCAAACTCATGGGTCGCTGGCCGAGCGGTTGCCCGCTCGACCTGTCGCCCGAGAAGGACGATCCGGCCATCGCCGCCGACCCTGACCGGCGCAACGATTTCACCTATGCCGGCGACGACGAAGGCCTGCGGTGCCCGCTCGGATCGCACCTGCGTCGCAGCAACCCGCGTGCCACGCGCCTTAAACGGGCGACTGCCGTAAGGCGCCACCGACTGCTTCGGCGCGGCGTCGAATACGGTCCGCATCTTGAGGATGGCGCCCTTGAAGACGATGGGATCGATCGCGGCCTGATTAACCTGTTCATCCAGGCCGACATCGAACGACAGTTCGAGTTCGTCCAGGCCGAATGGATGAAAGGTGGGGAGTTCATGGGACTCGACCCCGCCGAGCAAGACCCGATCAATGGCGTCGGTGGCGAAGGATCGCAAATGTCCGTGCCAGGCGCCAAGCGACCGTTCCTTTTCGATCTACCCACCTTCGTCACGGTCAAGGGCGGCGAATACTTGTTCGTGCCCGGGCTGAACGCGCTCGCGGGCATCATCGAACAGAAATTCTGA
- a CDS encoding NAD(P)/FAD-dependent oxidoreductase: MNARLTVATNQTSRVKIVVIGAGFAGLAAVRALRNSNADITLVDRNNHHLFQPFLFQVATSILEPAEIATPIRSLLQEMPNVRVEMREATRIDLSRRVVVMNEGGNLAYDILVVATGAQTSYFGREAEWAPHALGLKSLGDAITARNRLLKAFERAELEPDRRKQARDMTVVVVGGGPTGVAITGTISEFIRRTLASDFRNIDLGKARVVLVQSGSKLLPAFSEQHSAYAARALEDQGVEVKLGVPVTHVDATGVVVGDEHIAAATVLWCTGVQGVALARTLGAHVKPDGTVAVLNDLSVPGHPECFVIGDAAHVIGPDGRPMPGLASVAQDQGRYVGRLIAARLANTAHSKPYESFTPSKLATISRHVGVAEFRGRSIIGFPAWLLWGLLHLRILSGGGHARLSILGNWVRLLTTYRRSGRLIVEPSELGAGRGGYAPAINEIAEDTAIWRR; encoded by the coding sequence ATGAACGCTCGCCTCACCGTCGCGACAAACCAGACATCGCGGGTCAAGATCGTTGTCATCGGCGCAGGTTTCGCCGGCCTGGCAGCCGTACGCGCCCTGCGCAACAGCAATGCCGATATCACGCTCGTCGACCGCAACAATCACCACCTGTTTCAACCTTTTCTCTTCCAGGTCGCCACCTCGATCCTGGAGCCGGCGGAAATCGCGACGCCGATCCGATCGCTTCTGCAGGAGATGCCCAACGTCCGGGTGGAAATGCGCGAGGCGACGCGCATCGACCTGTCCCGCCGGGTTGTCGTCATGAACGAAGGCGGCAATCTGGCCTATGACATCCTGGTGGTCGCGACGGGAGCGCAGACGAGTTATTTTGGTCGCGAGGCGGAATGGGCGCCACACGCGCTCGGACTGAAGTCGCTCGGCGACGCCATCACCGCCCGCAATCGACTTTTGAAGGCGTTCGAGCGAGCCGAGTTGGAGCCTGACCGTCGGAAACAGGCGCGCGATATGACGGTGGTCGTCGTCGGCGGTGGGCCGACAGGCGTGGCGATCACAGGCACGATTAGCGAGTTTATTCGAAGGACGCTCGCATCCGACTTTCGAAATATCGACCTCGGCAAGGCGCGCGTCGTTCTGGTCCAGTCGGGATCAAAATTGCTGCCGGCATTCAGCGAGCAACACTCGGCCTATGCGGCCCGCGCGCTGGAAGACCAAGGGGTCGAGGTGAAGCTGGGCGTTCCCGTAACTCACGTGGACGCGACGGGTGTTGTCGTCGGCGACGAGCATATCGCGGCCGCGACCGTGTTGTGGTGCACAGGCGTCCAGGGAGTGGCGCTAGCCCGCACGCTCGGCGCGCATGTCAAACCCGACGGAACGGTTGCGGTCCTGAATGATCTTTCAGTGCCGGGGCATCCCGAGTGCTTTGTAATCGGCGATGCGGCCCATGTTATCGGCCCCGACGGTCGCCCGATGCCGGGCCTGGCGTCGGTTGCGCAGGATCAGGGCCGATACGTCGGCAGGCTCATCGCCGCCCGGCTTGCAAACACCGCCCATTCCAAGCCTTACGAGTCCTTCACGCCGAGCAAGCTGGCGACCATCTCCCGCCACGTCGGCGTTGCGGAATTTCGCGGCCGTTCGATCATCGGCTTTCCAGCGTGGTTGTTGTGGGGACTGCTGCATCTTCGAATCCTGTCTGGCGGCGGTCATGCAAGGCTGTCGATCCTGGGGAACTGGGTGCGCCTTCTAACCACCTACCGCCGCAGCGGACGGCTGATCGTAGAGCCGTCCGAGCTGGGAGCCGGTCGGGGAGGGTACGCGCCTGCAATCAACGAAATCGCCGAAGACACTGCCATCTGGAGAAGATAG
- a CDS encoding DUF4331 family protein, producing the protein MSDHFSGPAVMDDPAVDITDFYAFPSPERPGNLVLIMNAFPMATSQSFFSDVVTYRFRLRPLTQSGAGFVHGPEDYTIDVRFSDVPDGTSAQKGSIVTSDGRETGFVTGEPSELEGMRIYAGLVSDPFFMDVEATIRTDISGKLSFGAKGTNTVEFRDVLTIVVEVPFAPILEGLDGVTLIGAIAETLVARSKPIRLERVGRPEIKNVMLSNATRDPKGVELRDLYNKEDAFSLSREYRPLYESRVDATLAFFDGLDGEMAWQLAADGRHPMRDLLMDDYLVLDLAHPFATGNFLEIERAALENRPHASAGGRWLDDDILDEMLTLLVNGGRGERLGDGVDGPTNPAAPIFPYVRQANERTDLSMPAFVEK; encoded by the coding sequence ATGTCAGATCATTTCAGCGGCCCGGCGGTCATGGACGACCCCGCCGTCGACATCACCGATTTCTACGCCTTTCCCAGCCCGGAACGTCCAGGCAATCTCGTCCTGATCATGAATGCGTTTCCCATGGCCACATCGCAGTCGTTTTTCAGCGATGTCGTGACCTATCGTTTCCGGCTGCGACCGCTGACCCAGTCGGGAGCCGGCTTCGTGCACGGTCCGGAAGACTATACGATCGACGTGCGTTTTAGTGATGTGCCAGACGGGACGTCGGCCCAGAAAGGTTCCATCGTCACATCGGATGGGCGCGAGACAGGATTCGTCACTGGCGAGCCTTCGGAACTCGAGGGCATGCGGATCTACGCGGGACTGGTCAGCGACCCGTTTTTCATGGATGTCGAGGCCACCATCCGCACGGACATTTCCGGCAAGCTCTCCTTCGGAGCCAAGGGCACGAACACCGTCGAGTTTCGCGACGTCTTGACGATCGTCGTCGAGGTGCCGTTCGCTCCAATCCTTGAAGGATTGGATGGCGTTACTTTGATTGGAGCCATTGCGGAAACGCTAGTCGCACGCAGCAAGCCCATCCGGCTCGAACGTGTCGGCCGGCCGGAAATCAAGAACGTGATGCTGTCGAACGCGACACGCGATCCCAAGGGTGTCGAGCTACGCGACCTTTACAACAAAGAGGACGCCTTCTCCCTCTCCAGGGAATATCGGCCGCTCTACGAGTCGCGTGTCGATGCGACGCTTGCGTTCTTCGACGGTCTCGACGGCGAGATGGCCTGGCAGTTGGCAGCGGATGGGCGGCATCCCATGCGCGATCTGCTCATGGACGACTACCTGGTCCTGGATCTCGCTCATCCCTTCGCGACGGGCAATTTTCTCGAAATCGAACGGGCGGCGCTCGAGAACCGTCCGCACGCGAGCGCAGGCGGTCGCTGGCTCGACGATGACATCCTGGACGAGATGCTCACGCTTCTCGTGAACGGCGGGCGGGGCGAACGGCTGGGTGATGGCGTCGACGGTCCAACCAATCCGGCCGCACCAATCTTTCCTTACGTGCGTCAAGCCAACGAGCGGACGGATCTTTCCATGCCCGCATTTGTGGAGAAATGA
- a CDS encoding TetR/AcrR family transcriptional regulator, protein MARINLERRAAIGEAKRARTRAAILEAARACYAAPEPVSATVDAVTQAAGVAKGTFYLHFRDLPALEAELGETLIAELSERLEPARLAVDNPLTRMATAVTILLRDLAAAPAQARLAARAAVMLPDVAQAVQARLRGDLADAQADGLLAVGSVDLAVRIVVALVEQASSLFSTSRIDATAIPDIVRAVLRAMGCPPGDAANRTDEAALNADAFAQRTSAVAGAVSRIHQTNQVE, encoded by the coding sequence ATGGCACGAATCAATCTTGAGCGTCGGGCGGCGATCGGCGAGGCGAAGCGCGCCCGCACGCGCGCGGCGATCCTTGAAGCCGCGCGGGCCTGCTATGCAGCCCCGGAGCCGGTCTCGGCGACGGTGGATGCCGTGACCCAGGCCGCAGGGGTGGCGAAAGGAACCTTCTATCTGCATTTTCGGGACCTTCCGGCGCTGGAGGCGGAGCTGGGCGAGACGCTGATCGCGGAATTGAGCGAGCGTCTGGAGCCGGCCCGCCTGGCGGTCGACAACCCGCTGACCCGCATGGCCACGGCCGTCACCATACTGCTTCGCGACCTGGCCGCAGCGCCAGCGCAAGCCCGTCTCGCCGCGCGCGCGGCCGTCATGCTGCCAGATGTCGCCCAGGCGGTGCAGGCTCGGCTGCGGGGGGACCTCGCCGACGCCCAGGCGGACGGCCTGCTGGCGGTCGGGTCCGTCGATCTCGCGGTCCGCATCGTTGTCGCGCTTGTCGAGCAGGCTTCATCGCTTTTCAGCACGAGCAGGATCGATGCGACGGCCATCCCGGACATCGTACGCGCGGTCTTGCGCGCGATGGGATGCCCGCCGGGCGACGCCGCGAACCGGACAGACGAGGCGGCACTGAACGCCGATGCCTTTGCTCAACGAACATCCGCGGTCGCCGGCGCGGTTTCCAGAATTCATCAGACCAACCAAGTCGAATAA
- a CDS encoding malonic semialdehyde reductase, translating to MIANVDRNSLRRGEPLGADAVAQLFTEARTHNAFHELPVPDALLRDALDLAKMGPTSANQQPLRVLFLTSTVAKERLRPALMSGNLEKTMGAPVVAITGYDLEFYEHLPFLLPHADAKSRFADNPDLAARSAAQNGTLQVAYFILALRAVGLDAGPITGFDPAKVEREFFPDGNIKANVIINIGYGNDAKLFPRSPRLSFHEMATIL from the coding sequence ATGATTGCCAATGTTGACCGCAACAGCCTTCGTCGTGGCGAACCACTCGGCGCCGATGCCGTGGCCCAGCTCTTTACCGAGGCGCGGACCCACAATGCCTTCCACGAGCTTCCCGTTCCTGACGCGCTTCTGCGTGACGCGCTCGACCTCGCCAAGATGGGGCCGACCTCGGCCAACCAGCAGCCTCTGCGCGTGCTTTTCCTGACCTCGACGGTAGCCAAGGAGCGGCTGCGTCCGGCGCTCATGTCCGGCAATCTCGAAAAGACCATGGGCGCACCGGTCGTCGCCATCACGGGCTATGATCTGGAGTTTTACGAACACCTGCCGTTTCTACTCCCGCACGCCGATGCGAAGAGCAGGTTCGCCGACAACCCGGACCTCGCTGCCCGCAGTGCCGCTCAAAACGGCACCCTTCAGGTCGCGTACTTCATTCTTGCGCTGCGCGCCGTGGGCTTGGATGCGGGGCCGATCACGGGCTTTGACCCAGCCAAGGTCGAGCGGGAGTTCTTTCCCGACGGCAACATCAAGGCAAACGTCATTATCAACATCGGCTACGGCAACGACGCCAAGCTGTTCCCTCGCAGCCCGCGGCTCTCGTTCCACGAGATGGCGACGATCCTCTGA
- a CDS encoding NAD(P)/FAD-dependent oxidoreductase: MSNPSTPSDKLQRHDPDQGVRPSRPHQIVVVGGGIAGLEIASKLPGSIRNASIAVTLVDREPAYVWKPMLHTIAAGTTDVSQQETSYISQARNRRFVFETGELKGIDRKERKLHLKPLEIEGRSILPERAISYDTLILATGSEANDFGTPGVRDHCLTIDSRSQAMKFNREVMAHMLEALAAKSSLHIAVVGGGATGVELAAELVQLADTSAYYGAAGLLDQVKVTLIESGPNLLGAFPDRVAIAARERIEKLGVTVLTGARVVAAEAGCLRLADGTQINAGLKVWAAGVKASDACASFDGLEVTSNNQIVVRPTLQTTQDPRIFAVGDCSSLSVGDPGRPLPPAAQVAHQQASHLIRHLPGWLEGKELPSFSYRDFGSIVSLGGYGAYGSLGQFGLFTGGFLRGRVAQLGHVLLYRSHQSRLHGFWRGGLIWLADMINSHVRARIRLPDR, translated from the coding sequence ATGTCGAATCCATCCACACCGTCCGACAAGCTGCAGCGACACGACCCTGACCAAGGTGTCAGGCCTTCGAGGCCCCACCAGATCGTCGTCGTCGGCGGCGGAATCGCCGGACTTGAAATTGCCTCGAAACTGCCGGGAAGCATACGCAACGCCTCGATCGCCGTGACGCTGGTCGACAGGGAGCCTGCCTATGTATGGAAGCCGATGCTGCATACGATCGCCGCCGGAACCACCGACGTCTCCCAGCAGGAAACCTCCTACATCTCCCAAGCCCGCAACCGACGTTTCGTGTTCGAGACGGGAGAACTCAAGGGCATCGACCGGAAAGAGCGGAAGCTTCATCTGAAGCCCTTGGAAATCGAGGGTCGCTCCATCTTGCCGGAGCGCGCGATTTCCTATGATACGCTGATCCTCGCGACGGGCAGCGAGGCGAACGACTTCGGAACGCCAGGCGTGCGCGATCACTGCCTCACGATCGATAGCCGTTCCCAGGCGATGAAATTCAATCGCGAGGTGATGGCTCACATGCTCGAAGCGCTGGCCGCCAAGAGCAGCTTGCACATCGCGGTGGTCGGCGGCGGCGCCACAGGAGTCGAACTCGCAGCAGAGCTTGTCCAGCTCGCCGATACCTCTGCCTACTACGGCGCAGCAGGCCTGCTCGACCAGGTCAAGGTGACGCTGATCGAGAGCGGGCCGAATCTGTTGGGTGCGTTTCCCGATCGGGTGGCGATCGCCGCCCGCGAGCGTATCGAAAAACTCGGCGTCACCGTCCTGACAGGCGCGCGCGTCGTCGCTGCCGAAGCCGGTTGCCTTCGACTGGCGGACGGAACACAGATCAACGCCGGGCTGAAGGTATGGGCGGCCGGTGTGAAGGCTTCGGACGCCTGTGCCTCGTTCGACGGGCTCGAGGTGACGAGCAACAACCAGATCGTGGTGCGACCTACGCTGCAGACGACGCAGGATCCCCGGATCTTTGCCGTCGGGGACTGTTCCAGTCTTTCCGTGGGAGATCCCGGCAGGCCACTACCGCCGGCGGCACAGGTCGCGCATCAGCAGGCTTCGCATTTGATCCGCCATCTTCCTGGCTGGCTGGAAGGGAAAGAACTGCCCTCATTCTCCTACAGGGACTTCGGTTCGATCGTATCGCTAGGCGGCTATGGCGCCTATGGCTCGCTTGGACAATTCGGACTGTTCACGGGCGGCTTCCTACGTGGGCGCGTGGCACAACTCGGTCACGTTCTCCTCTACCGCAGCCATCAGTCGCGGCTGCACGGATTCTGGCGTGGCGGGCTGATATGGCTCGCGGACATGATCAACTCCCATGTCCGAGCGCGCATTCGATTGCCCGACCGATGA
- a CDS encoding sulfite exporter TauE/SafE family protein → MAHGIRWGVGHSAGVIGVGLLALVLRGALSIDVVSAWGERFVGVMLCGIGIWGLRTAFADQAETHSDGYYPHGRRHKHPAFAVGTVHGLAGSSHLLGIVPALALPTNTEAAAYLLVFGLGTIAAMATFSTFIGWFASRPGARRARVQSGLMSTFSMLAIIVGGVWFCQGI, encoded by the coding sequence ATGGCGCACGGGATCCGATGGGGGGTCGGGCACAGCGCCGGCGTCATCGGCGTTGGGCTGCTCGCGCTTGTGTTGCGGGGCGCTCTGTCCATTGACGTCGTCTCCGCCTGGGGCGAACGTTTCGTGGGAGTCATGCTCTGCGGCATCGGCATCTGGGGACTACGGACAGCATTTGCCGACCAGGCTGAAACTCATTCCGACGGGTATTATCCGCACGGTCGCCGGCACAAGCATCCGGCCTTCGCTGTCGGTACGGTGCACGGACTGGCCGGCAGTTCTCACTTGCTAGGTATCGTGCCGGCGCTGGCATTGCCCACGAATACCGAAGCGGCGGCCTATCTCCTCGTCTTCGGTCTTGGCACGATCGCAGCGATGGCGACCTTTTCAACCTTCATCGGCTGGTTCGCAAGTCGGCCCGGCGCCCGACGTGCCAGAGTGCAAAGCGGCCTCATGTCCACGTTCTCGATGCTCGCGATCATCGTCGGAGGCGTGTGGTTTTGCCAAGGCATTTGA
- a CDS encoding tetratricopeptide repeat protein: MMIQPHRYTSGRIALANLSTSIDRLERERAAGGSSESLLTLAKLLFLRGDVLGRIEDHDRGESIATEAIDMSSNCARAVYVRAQMAGRFHCFAKAKALLAQALVAGYSRQEIEAARAALLQATGYYNEALVLRERLAKRNPRIDTLASLATLLAEMDQWGRAETYYAAALDADDGASPFPCGQLLFEWGVSSMRRGDLDHAEAVFAALDAVLPAHVPGRGHRAEVAFARGKLDLAESLVAPLLEASDDPEYRALYAEILAARGDGRSARHAELAGEAYERLLARRPEAYADHAAAFFMGIGNRPKRAVELALANLRVRDTPRSRKLLSKASASEQATTLAREFTV, translated from the coding sequence ATGATGATCCAGCCCCATCGCTATACAAGCGGGCGGATTGCTCTCGCCAACCTGTCGACATCGATCGACAGGTTGGAGCGGGAGCGTGCTGCGGGTGGGAGTTCCGAAAGCTTGCTCACGCTCGCGAAGCTCCTCTTTCTCCGCGGTGACGTGCTCGGCAGAATCGAGGACCATGACCGGGGCGAGTCCATCGCCACTGAGGCGATCGACATGTCGTCCAACTGCGCAAGAGCGGTCTATGTGCGTGCGCAGATGGCGGGACGCTTCCACTGTTTCGCGAAAGCCAAAGCGCTTCTCGCTCAAGCGTTGGTGGCTGGATATTCGAGACAGGAAATTGAAGCAGCGCGCGCGGCTCTGCTTCAGGCGACGGGATACTATAACGAAGCGCTGGTCCTGCGTGAAAGACTCGCGAAGCGCAATCCTCGGATTGATACGCTTGCAAGCCTCGCGACGCTGCTGGCGGAAATGGATCAATGGGGCAGGGCGGAGACCTACTATGCTGCCGCGCTCGACGCCGACGATGGTGCGTCCCCTTTCCCCTGCGGACAACTGCTCTTCGAATGGGGAGTGAGTTCGATGCGCCGAGGCGATCTGGATCACGCGGAGGCGGTCTTCGCAGCGCTCGACGCGGTATTGCCTGCACACGTTCCGGGACGCGGGCATCGTGCCGAGGTGGCGTTCGCCCGCGGGAAACTGGACCTGGCAGAATCTCTCGTCGCCCCCCTGTTGGAAGCCTCCGATGATCCGGAGTACCGCGCGCTCTATGCGGAAATTCTCGCCGCGCGCGGCGACGGCAGGTCCGCGAGACACGCCGAACTTGCAGGCGAAGCATATGAGCGGCTGCTGGCGCGTCGGCCCGAAGCCTATGCGGACCATGCGGCGGCTTTCTTCATGGGGATCGGCAATCGGCCAAAGCGAGCGGTCGAGCTTGCCTTGGCCAATTTAAGAGTCCGCGACACGCCGAGGTCGCGCAAGCTGCTTTCCAAGGCGAGTGCTTCGGAACAAGCCACCACCCTGGCCCGCGAGTTCACCGTATGA
- a CDS encoding SDR family NAD(P)-dependent oxidoreductase has translation MDMLKGKGAVVTGAASGIGKAIATAFIEAGASVVLCDLNAKALDEATRELGDRAIGRVVDVSDEDQVEGALRAAHDRFGSLDVVVNCAGFGAIIPLTELSADKWRAVHAVTLGGVFFGVKHGARIMIEQGRPGVIINISSVNARQPGEGQAAYCAAKAGVDMITRCGALELGGRGIRVVGIAPGLVETPLTRKELEDPAMRDLFLSVIPMNRAVEAEEIAAAAVFLASAKARSINGDTIAIDGGSLTRGYPALLTGLKVAS, from the coding sequence ATGGACATGTTGAAGGGCAAGGGCGCCGTCGTGACCGGCGCCGCATCCGGTATCGGCAAGGCCATCGCGACGGCATTTATCGAAGCGGGCGCGAGCGTGGTGCTTTGCGATCTCAATGCAAAGGCGCTCGATGAGGCGACCCGTGAGCTTGGCGACCGCGCCATCGGCCGGGTCGTCGACGTTTCGGACGAGGATCAGGTCGAAGGCGCGCTGCGGGCGGCGCACGATAGGTTCGGGTCGCTCGATGTCGTGGTCAATTGCGCCGGCTTTGGTGCGATCATTCCGCTTACCGAACTCTCCGCCGACAAGTGGAGAGCAGTTCATGCCGTGACGCTCGGCGGGGTCTTCTTCGGCGTCAAGCATGGGGCCCGGATCATGATCGAGCAGGGACGACCGGGTGTCATCATCAACATCTCCTCGGTGAACGCACGCCAACCCGGCGAGGGTCAGGCGGCCTACTGCGCCGCGAAGGCCGGGGTGGACATGATCACCCGGTGCGGCGCGCTGGAACTCGGTGGCCGAGGCATCCGCGTCGTTGGCATTGCGCCCGGTCTCGTGGAAACGCCATTGACTAGGAAGGAACTCGAGGATCCCGCCATGCGCGACCTGTTCCTGAGCGTCATCCCGATGAACCGCGCCGTGGAAGCGGAAGAAATCGCCGCGGCTGCCGTGTTCCTTGCATCCGCCAAAGCGAGATCGATCAATGGCGACACGATTGCGATCGACGGAGGCTCCCTGACGCGGGGCTATCCTGCGCTGCTGACCGGCCTCAAGGTTGCCTCCTGA
- a CDS encoding acetoacetate decarboxylase: protein MNIMKDNGSATDWFLEYPVMPTLRPSYPRGPWHYKDMHQLVVTYESTAEAIRAVVPRPLVPAEGNRVTIEWRRMTEVTGFGPYTEVGHSVACTYEGEPVIYVFQAYLDSEAPTLAGREILGFPKRHGEPELTAVRDVLTGALSYGGTQVALATMPYRMVDLSDRLPEIEKELQTTQLVLKLLPDVDARTPKVAQLVKVNLYDVRLKGAWGGPAELFMVPHVGCPVAALPVVRVLEGRQHLWDMTLNDGEVVYDYLEAGAARAR, encoded by the coding sequence ATGAACATCATGAAAGACAATGGCAGCGCCACCGACTGGTTCCTGGAGTACCCAGTGATGCCGACGCTGAGGCCCAGCTATCCTCGCGGGCCTTGGCACTACAAAGACATGCACCAGCTCGTCGTCACCTACGAGAGCACTGCGGAGGCCATCCGGGCGGTCGTCCCAAGACCTCTCGTACCCGCCGAGGGCAACCGCGTCACCATAGAATGGCGGCGTATGACGGAAGTCACAGGTTTCGGACCCTACACGGAGGTCGGCCATTCCGTGGCGTGCACCTACGAGGGCGAACCGGTCATCTACGTCTTCCAAGCATATCTCGACAGCGAAGCGCCGACGCTGGCCGGCCGGGAGATCCTGGGCTTTCCAAAGCGACACGGCGAGCCTGAACTGACGGCCGTGCGAGACGTCCTGACTGGTGCCCTGTCCTATGGCGGGACCCAGGTCGCGCTTGCGACCATGCCGTACCGCATGGTCGATCTGTCGGATCGTCTGCCCGAGATCGAGAAGGAACTGCAGACCACCCAGCTCGTGCTGAAGCTGCTTCCCGACGTCGACGCTCGCACCCCGAAGGTCGCCCAGCTTGTCAAGGTCAATCTCTACGATGTCCGGTTGAAGGGCGCATGGGGCGGTCCCGCGGAGCTGTTCATGGTCCCGCATGTCGGCTGCCCGGTCGCGGCGCTTCCGGTCGTGCGCGTTCTCGAAGGGCGCCAGCACCTCTGGGACATGACGCTCAACGACGGTGAAGTCGTCTACGACTACCTTGAGGCCGGCGCCGCTAGAGCGCGCTGA
- a CDS encoding DUF2092 domain-containing protein, with protein sequence MAAWQVGTAEVDGIECRHLFFSQKSGIDLELWVEKNTAATPHRLIVTYPLLQGQPRFIAEFTSWKTQPPLSDSEFTFDPPAGVKEVDSTPAVASGKEGGKR encoded by the coding sequence ATGGCCGCCTGGCAGGTTGGGACGGCCGAGGTCGACGGCATCGAGTGCAGGCATCTGTTTTTCTCTCAGAAGTCCGGTATCGATCTGGAACTGTGGGTCGAGAAGAACACCGCGGCGACGCCACATCGCCTGATCGTCACCTATCCGTTGCTGCAGGGCCAACCCCGGTTCATCGCAGAATTCACGAGCTGGAAGACCCAGCCTCCTTTGTCTGACTCCGAGTTCACCTTTGACCCTCCCGCCGGGGTGAAAGAGGTCGACTCGACACCCGCCGTCGCGTCGGGAAAGGAAGGCGGCAAGCGATGA